From a region of the Alnus glutinosa chromosome 1, dhAlnGlut1.1, whole genome shotgun sequence genome:
- the LOC133868568 gene encoding probable apyrase 6, whose protein sequence is MRRSNARTRVNSRAKMDPIKLQIRPTSRSNLFARNSNSKHTKSNLLIFALISISFALLLCYLVVFGKSSRSSAKRKYGIVIDGGSTGTRIHVFEYRVENGSPVYDFGPDGLATMRVNPGLSAFAEDPDGAGGSLTELLEFGKGRVPRGRWGETEVRLMATAGLRLLESDLQQRILESCRQVLQSSGFKFRDEWASIITGSDEGLYAWVVANYALGTLGGDPLQTTGIIELGGASAQVTFVSSESMPPEFSRTVRFGNITFNLYSHSFLHFGQNVAFDSLKESLISADLNLGTESVKMGTLLDPCTPKGYSHNVESWKLSPGSLEEKSKYFATLQSKGNFSECRSAALMLLQKGKEKCSYNSCYIGSTFIPKLRGKFLATENFFYTSRFFGLGQRAFLSELMMAGQQFCGEDWSKLKKKYHSLNEEDLLRYCFSSAYIVALLHDGLGVSLDDEGIEVANHARNIPLDWALGAFIVQSTAELDVEHPDWMANIVSDESPTLLSIIAIFVILMFAAWSVSKWRKPQLKTIYDLEKGRYIVTRVNRY, encoded by the exons ATGCGACGGTCGAATGCCCGTACACGGGTCAACTCCAGAGCTAAAATGGATCCCATCAAGCTCCAAATCAGACCCACCAGCCGCTCCAACTTATTCGCCCGCAATTCCAACTCCAAACACACCAAGTCGAACCTCTTGATCTTCGCTTTGATTTCGATCTCTTTCGCTTTGCTGTTATGTTACTTGGTGGTGTTCGGTAAAAGCTCGCGGAGCTCCGCGAAGAGAAAGTACGGGATCGTCATCGACGGAGGGAGCACTGGGACCCGGATCCACGTGTTCGAGTACCGGGTTGAGAATGGGAGTCCGGTGTACGATTTTGGGCCGGACGGGTTGGCGACGATGCGGGTGAACCCAGGGCTCTCGGCGTTCGCGGAGGATCCGGATGGGGCGGGTGGGTCGTTAACGGAGCTCCTGGAGTTTGGGAAGGGAAGGGTCCCGAGGGGGCGCTGGGGAGAGACCGAGGTTCGGCTCATGGCCACCGCGGGGCTCCGGTTGCTCGAGTCGGATCTCCAGCAGCGGATTCTGGAGTCGTGTCGGCAGGTGCTCCAGTCGTCGGGGTTTAAGTTTCGGGACGAGTGGGCTTCGATTATTACCG GCTCTGATGAAGGGCTTTATGCTTGGGTTGTTGCAAACTATGCTCTTGGGACTCTCGGAGGTGATCCTCTGCAGACCACTGGGATTATTGAACTTGGTGGGGCTTCTGCTCAG GTTACCTTTGTTTCAAGTGAGTCGATGCCTCCTGAGTTCTCCCGTACCGTCAGATTTGGGAACATTACATTTAATCTCTACAGCCACAGTTTTCTTCATTTTGGTCAG AATGTTGCCTTTGACTCATTGAAGGAATCACTTATTTCAGCAGACTTGAACTTGG GTACTGAATCTGTTAAAATGGGAACTTTATTAGATCCTTGTACTCCTAAGGGGTACTCACATAATGTAGAGTCGTGGAAGCTTTCTCCAGGTTCTTTGGAAGAAAAGAGTAAATATTTTGCTACTCTTCAATCTAAAGGGAACTTTTCAGAGTGCAGATCTGCTGCATTGATGCTGttacaaaaaggaaaag AGAAATGCTCGTATAACAGTTGCTACATAGGATCAACTTTCATACCTAAACTTCGGGGGAAATTTTTGGCAACAGAAAATTTCTTCTATACGTCAAGG TTCTTTGGCTTGGGTCAGAGGGCATTCCTTTCTGAGCTGATGATGGCTGGACAACAATTCTGTGGAGAGGATTGGtcaaagttgaagaagaaatACCATTCTCTTAACGAGGAAGATTTACTGCGCTATTGCTTTTCTTCGGCATATATCGTGGCCCTACTTCATGATGGTCTAGGAGTTTCTTTGGATGATGAAGG GATTGAGGTTGCTAATCATGCGCGAAATATTCCACTTGATTGGGCTTTGGGAGCTTTCATTGTGCAGAGCACAGCAGAGTTGGATGTAGAGCACCCTGACTGGATGGCTAACATTGTAAGTGATGAATCACCCACGCTGCTCTCAATAATTGCCATCTTTGTAATTTTAATGTTTGCAGCATGGTCTGTATCAAAGTGGAGGAAGCCCCAGTTGAAGACAATTTATGATCTAGAGAAAGGACGGTATATAGTTACCCGAGTCAATAGATATTGA